TGCCCCTCCTTGCCTTGGAGTCAGTCATGACCAGTGCAGCCAATTCGGCACCCCTCATCGAGAAACACACGATCGGCTACGTGCCGCCGCAAGACCGCCATGGAAAGGTAAGGGATCTGTTCACACTGTGGTTCGGCGGCAACATCGCGCCGTTGCCCATCGTCACCGGCGCGCTGGGCGTGCAGCTGTTCCACCTGAACCTGGTCTGGGGCATCGTCGCGATCCTCGTCGGCCACCTGGTCGGCGGCGTGCTCATGGCGCTGCACTCGGCCCAGGGTCCGCAGATGGGCATCCCCCAGATGATCCAGAGCCGCGCCCAGTTCGGCTCGCTCGGCGCGCTGCTGGTGGTGGTGATCGCCGGGGTCATGTACATCGGCTTCTTCGCCTCCAACATCGTCCTGGCCGGCAAGTCGCTGCACGGGGTGGTCGAAGCCGTGCCGGTGTCGGCAGGCATCGTCGTCGGCGCCCTGGGTTCGGGGATCATCGGCATCATCGGCTACCGCTTCATCCACGTGCTCAACCGCATCGGCACCTGGGTGCTGGGCATCGGTATCGTGGTCGGGTTCGGCTACATCTTCAGCCACGTGCAGAGCGACGACTTCCTCACCCGCGGCGGCTTCAACCTGGCCGGCTGGCTGGCCACCGTGTCGCTGGCGGCGCTGTGGCAGATCGCCTTCGCGCCCTACGTGTCGGACTACTCGCGCTACCTGCCGGCCGACGTGAAGGTGTCCTCGACCTTCTGGACCACCTACCTGGGCTCGGCCCTGGGTTCGAGCCTGTCGTTCATCTTCGGTGCGGTCGCGGTGCTGGCGATCCCGGCCGGCATGGACACCATGGACGCCGTGAAGTTGGCCACCGGAACCTTGGGTCCGATCATGCTGGTGCTGTTCCTGCTCAGCGTGATCAGCCACAACGCGCTCAACCTGTATGGCGCGGTGCTGTCGATCATCACCCTGGTGCAGACCTTCGCCTACCGCTGGATCCCCACCGCCAAGAGCCGTGCCGTGCTGTCGCTGATTGTCCTGGCCGCCTGCTGCGTGGTGGCGGTGTTCGCCTCGGCGGACTTCATCGGCCACTTCGTCGACATGGTGCTGGTGCTATTGGTGGTGCTGGTGCCGTGGACGGCGATCAACCTGATCGACT
This genomic stretch from Pseudomonas entomophila L48 harbors:
- a CDS encoding purine-cytosine permease family protein, which produces MTSAANSAPLIEKHTIGYVPPQDRHGKVRDLFTLWFGGNIAPLPIVTGALGVQLFHLNLVWGIVAILVGHLVGGVLMALHSAQGPQMGIPQMIQSRAQFGSLGALLVVVIAGVMYIGFFASNIVLAGKSLHGVVEAVPVSAGIVVGALGSGIIGIIGYRFIHVLNRIGTWVLGIGIVVGFGYIFSHVQSDDFLTRGGFNLAGWLATVSLAALWQIAFAPYVSDYSRYLPADVKVSSTFWTTYLGSALGSSLSFIFGAVAVLAIPAGMDTMDAVKLATGTLGPIMLVLFLLSVISHNALNLYGAVLSIITLVQTFAYRWIPTAKSRAVLSLIVLAACCVVAVFASADFIGHFVDMVLVLLVVLVPWTAINLIDFYVIHKGDYDIQSIFKVDGGIYGRYNPQALIAYAVGIAVQIPFMNTPLYVGPVSAHINGADLSWLVGLAITSPLYWWLASRDSAYRRRQVSAKLAAAA